The nucleotide sequence ATGCTCGTTGTTATTCGAGCTTTGTTATTCGTGGATTAACTGATTCGTTCgtgactagactgcagattttatgcatctatGACGCGAAAGCGTGTACAATagattcttcctaattttacgTGTAAACAAaggtgaacaatttgggaagaggagatacgattattcgagccttgtacctcgtttttatgattcTTGACAGtcgaaataatattatattattattcagctggaataatcgtatctcctcgtcccaaattgtccatttttctggacaatctgagcgttaattaggaagAGTTTACTGTAATTCCAAACGAGTCCGATTCAATTTCATTTAACCCTGATCGAcgcaacacattatttagttgaaAATTATTAGTAATAGTTATTATTTGCACAGTATTTTAgttgaaaatagaaaatacagcaaattctctccaattgtccctcagcttgtacgagcctcgtggctcgtttttataatcgccgattgccagcaactataaaaacgagctgcaatcctctcttctctttccaaattctccatttttgtttacaagttaaagTTCACTGTATTTAGTGACGAGCGCCAACTTGTCAAAGTATTTactataattacagtaatttccctATAAttttcgcgctcagattgtgcacgaaaaatggacaatttgggaggaggagacactattattcgagccttgcacctcgtttttatgattattGACACAAtcgaaataatatattattattcagaaataatatataaataatataaatatcgaggtaattaatatattattattcattatataatatattattattcagctggaataatcgtatctcctcgccccaaattgtccatttttgtccacaagctgaaggaaaattgggaagaatttactataaatggAATACGAAACGGTAAATGCGAGGAATAAATTTAACAACGCCGTTGCATTGCTTTCAACTCATTAAAAACGTAAGAAACgaatataaattgttatttagcTCCCATCTGTCGCAATCGAGGCAGAGTATTTTTATTCCGCGTGAAAATCCACGGTATATTCGCGACGATTCTTCTCTCCGTTTCTCGAGCTATCGATCAAGTTTCGCGGCGTTCGCGCTTCCGTCGCGAGGTCTTCGTCGCCCGAAATCGAATTGCCGAATCAAGACGATCCGTTTAGAGTAACTCGATGCAAATCTTACAGGCGACTTACATCGAAACGGAGCGAGAGCGCGAGTCCCAGACGCGCGCGGAAAAGTTAGTTACGCGCACCTCTGCCGGAATTCGTCGGTTGTCCCATTGTTTTCCCGTTCCACGCTGGATCAGGAAGTTCGTTGGCTCGCGAGACGCGGGAGCATCGGAGAAAGAGATTCCATTGAAAAGTTAGCGGGAAGTTCGAGACACTCTAGTCGATACTTCCAGCCGACGCACGCGTTTCGCGCGTCGACGCGCGGAACTCGACGCCGTCCGATCGCGTCGACCGATTCGTGCCGACGACCGTTTCGATTACTCTTTCGACGAACTTTCAGAGAATTCTCGAAACACGATCGCAGTCCCCAAGTGTTGAATCTAGACGCGCCTATTCTCTCGGCAGATGCTgtaaacgaacgagatagcagaTCTCGCTGCTCccgcgagaaagagaaagatacCCGGCTAGATCTCCGCGCTCGAACTGCACATATTTCTAGCTCTACGATGAAAGATTACCATTGACGTTCGAGATTATGTTTTGCTTTACTTCTCAGCGATTCGATACATGAAAAAATATACACAGAAACTTTCGTCAGGCTAGACTAGACCGGTGGCAAGGCATCTTTGGCGTTCTCCCTCCTCTTTCGCTCCTCCGTATAAAATCGACGTCTCTTTCCAAATCTACGAAACGTGGCAAACAATTTCCAAACATTCGCACCTTCGATCGATCACCGGCGATCTGAAATACCGAGTCTGAAGGACATCGACGCTTTCGTTGAAAGAATAAACGCTGCCCGAAGCGTCGCGCAGGGCTCGATCAGCTGTTCGCGCGCCGATCCAACGAACACTCCTCGAACATCAGTCGCAGAGGAGGTCCAGGTAGTTCCTCAGCGACTCCGGGATCTGCAGGGTCTTGATACCGTGCGGCAGGGCCCAGTTTTGGAACAGCCTCTCCCTGATCGAGCATCGGCACAGGTGTCTCAGTTCCGGCGGGCTGAGCCCGCTTCTCTCCGGCGGGATCAGTTTCTGCTCCATCAACGTTGGGTACTGCTCGTACAAAGAGATGCTGAGGACGCCGCTCTGCTCCGCGATGTGGCTGGGCGTCTTGACGAAGGCGGTGGTGATGGTTCTCAGGACCAGTCGCAGGCAGACGAGCAACTGTTCCGGATAGACGATCTCGTCCTGGCCAGGCTGAGGCTCGAACTCGTTCAGCTTGGCGAGCAGCATCTCCAACGGCGAAGGGGCTATTTTGTCGGACTCCACGGTGGCTCCGTATCGCAGCATCACCAGCAGGATGTCCGGCGAGCCGTGTTGAATGGCCACCCTTAATGGCCACGCCTGTCCGTAGGACTCCATGGGGACGTCGATCAACCGTCTCTTAATGGTCGACGACTCGCACCGATACTCGAGACGGCCGACGGTCGCGTGATGCAGGAAGTACACCAACGCGCGTATGTTCTCCTCCCGGTCCTCGAAGTCGCTCTTCCATCCGGACAGGAAGTGGGTCACCCTGGTGCCGAATATCGCGCCGACCAGGATGCGCTCGAACGTCTTCTCGCAGTAGAACATGTCGTTCAGTAGGCGGGACacgatctcgttgttctccaaGTTCCAGTCGTAGCAGAGCTTCGCCGCGACGTACAGCACGTTGTGGAACTTGCCCAGCATGCACACGTAGCCGTTCTCCATCATCGCGATGTTGTGGTAGCGCAGCGCCGACATCACTATCCGCTCGCAGATGTCCTGCTTGTCCAGGTTCTCTGCTGCAGATAGAGGACGGTTTCGGTTAGAATGGGGCAGGGGTGGTGAAACTTTGATCCGCGGGTCAGATTCATAGAGGCTTTTTAAACGAGCAATGCGTTGATTTTTATAAACTCTTATTTTTGATATTGTGAAGGAGGAGACATAATCGAAAATGTTAAGAAAAGTGTCACTTCATTTGTGTCAATTTTTTCACGTCGATCTTTATCTATTAAGTTCTAAATAAATAtagctcgaataataatatgttttatatatataaaataaaaataataataatatataaaattttatatatacacgtaataatatgttttatatatataaaacatattgttattatatatatattactatatatatatatattattattattattattattattattattattattattattatatatactataaacatattattattcgagctatatttatttagaatttataaAAACATATTTCCAAGTGGAGGACCGACTGCCAACTGGGCATGGTGTCACCTGGTGGGGTAATTCATGGTGTCACTCCATTTATATCAATTTTTTCACGTCGATCTTTATACAtgtacgaaacatattattattcgagctatatttatttagaatttataaaaaaatatttccaaaTGGAGGACCGACTGCCAGGACATGGTGTCACCTAGTGCGGTAATTCATGGTGCCACTCCATTTATACCAATTTTTTAACTTCGACCATCACTTTTTGCTCTTCACTTGCAAAAGTAAAAGTTAAGTTAAAGTTTTTATAAAACAAAGAGGAAACGCAAACTATTTAGAGGATTTTAAAAGTGAGAACCAAAAAGACTAGTTTTTAACCATCCTCCTTTCCAAGTGACGTCACTGATCCACCAGCTAGTATTGAAAACAATAATGAGCAAAATTTGACCCACTTCTCAAAATCGCCGTCGCTGGATTAGGCTAGATCATTGCAACATCTGCTCCGGTCCACGAAAACAATTAACAAGCAATCGGTCGTCATTTTAAGGAATACAGCGACATTGAGACTTTCGGCTGGTTAGAAGAATTTCACCTCGAATTTCCAGGGAAAGATCAATTGTTTGGAAAGTTTGCGATCTATCGCCGTCGATCGGAGAGCATCGAATCACCTGTGAAAGCCGTGACGCGACATATCCTGCCACCCTGTACAGTGCTGGACGCAACGACGACACTTGAAAAATCTCACAAACGGCTCGAAAGTCGAAATATTTTTTCCGCGATACTGACAAATCGATGTCGAGCTATCGATCTCTCTAGTGTGCGCGGCAGAAAGCCTTGGAAAACGATCTTTGCAGCCGAATTTCGCGTTCTCCGAGGGCAGTTTTCGCTGACAGAATCGCGCGGAACTCTCGCATTGTCGACTTTTCAGACCCTCGTCGGGTCCAGAAGTTCATCCAGAAGGATTTGAGAGGGAACCGCGATCGGGGATGAACACGAAACGACCTTGAACCACGAATATATCGTTGCCACGAATGCGTCGGAACCGCGGCACCCGTTTCTCCGGCGCGGTCACGGTATAAGCAGTCGGGTGAACGATCGGGACTTTTTCTTTCTCGTGCCGATACTTTCGATCGCGTTTTCCAGAGGCAGCGTCTCGCATAATTTTTCGAAGAAAGCCGAATATCGGTGTGCACGACCACCACGGCAACGGAAactacgacgacgacaacgacgatgacgacgacgacgacactgCAGAAGTTTCTCCCGCGTCTAACATTACACCGCGGTATCACTTTCCTTCCGCTATCCTCGATCGAATCACTTTCATGGTCGCACAATAGAATTTGCGCCGGCCTGGTGGACACGAACCTGGCGGCCACTGGCACGGAAAATCTGCACGGCCGCGTCGGAACGGTCCGAGAGCTCGATTCGAGCCGGTCGCTGCGACGGAACCCCGTTAGATGTACGGTAAATCACGCGGATTCGTTCCGAGACCCACGATTTCGCGATCACGCCCCGATCGATCAGCGAGCCAGTGTCGCGATTTCGAGGAAAACCGAACCGTCTCGTCGAATCGGTCGTCGATTGGCGGGTATTCGCCGGCCGATCGATTAACCCTCGCGAGGCGGTTGGCCGGGGTCCATTTTGTGCCGGAGTGTTCAGATCGTGTTCGCTTGATCGATTCTTCTATCCGATTCTCGGCGATTGAATAGAGGAACGATAGAAAGGCTGATAAGTCTGACAGACgtattttcgaaaatatatttCGCAGAATTGCTGGATAAAGTTCAGGATTGCCGTAAACGTCGTTGATAATAAAGCTGCGAAAATGGTCCGGCGTTCGAGGATTAATCATTTGAAGTCGGTTAAGTTAGGTATTTCTTTTTCGGGACTTGATAGGAACCTTGATACAGTTGATGAAATCacgattctccctaattgacgctcagattttgcacggaaatggacaattccgggagaggagatacgattattcgagttatgaaaacgagtcgcaaggcccAAATTAtcgtatattaaataaataaataaatatatatatattatttatatatattattaaattaaatatatatatatatatatatatatatatatatatatatatatatatatatatatatatttatatatattattaatatataataataatatatatataataaataataataaacgaatttatatttaaccctttgcactcgatatatttatctatatttaaatataaatattttataatttcctcttcccaaattgtctatatttatgtacaatctgagcgtcaattagggagaatctacTCTAACATTGTGCGTCACTACGAGAGACAACGATTTACCATCAATGTTTTCATACCAAAGTCTAGTAGCTTTTCGAATGCATCTCTAGATCGTTGTTTGAGTGTCGTAAAAATATCGCAGAACTGGAATAACAGCACGGAGATTTTGTTTAAGCAACAAAAATGCGTGTTTATCGGTGCACGATCAGCGTTAGAAGGCAGCACGATCGATGACGATTAACCCTCCCGGTCTCGCGTCGAGCCAGTCTCGACATTGACCTTTGTATCGGGTGACTTAACTTAATTCATCAACGATTCCACGATTtgtgccgtttattttgaaagtggcataagtcactttttcaaaaaaatcgagttaatggtaacactaattacaattgaacggcatcttttcatttaaaaaaaaagaaaaaaaaagtgatttatgccactttcaaaataaacggctcatttcttGGCACGTCTAGCAGCAGTTCTACTAATTTCCCAGCTGTTCCGAACGGGTCAGCGAAGCTACCCATTGGAATCCGAACAGTATCGTGCGAGACAGAGGAAACTCTTCGCAGCACAAAAGAGTCAAGTTAATTAACTAagtaatcaactgaaaatacactccactgcCTTTGTACAAGCCTTATCTCGGcgacttcggttgtgaattttcgattcgagctctaaatCTTTTGATATTTACAAAAAACTGTTAGCGACGgacatcttgtgacgtcatgctcatgagattgacaccactctggtcgaatattgcaaatatctccgcgataactgcaaaacggatatttctacaaccgaagccctcgAGAGTTTAGTCTtttcggaatctaaattttccacttttgaactgcacacttcgatattaaagcgtcagttttagtgGATAATCCTAATTTAGTGGTGAACCTCGAAAACTAATATACCTATAtggcttttcttctatgtgtgggttgtCATACATGCAATCcgccccctcccctcccttaaccttttaggtacggcggaattctgcgcgaggctatttctctggacggcagagcctgatatgtactgtacagagtctgatactgtatatacagagtgtcccaaaaatgtcttgcaatccgaaagtggcgggttcct is from Megalopta genalis isolate 19385.01 chromosome 4, iyMegGena1_principal, whole genome shotgun sequence and encodes:
- the stops gene encoding SOCS domain-containing protein stops; this translates as MEVLIDCYFDRLFAEMERSCLASRYKRREMVGYFSDVINSCAAAENLDKQDICERIVMSALRYHNIAMMENGYVCMLGKFHNVLYVAAKLCYDWNLENNEIVSRLLNDMFYCEKTFERILVGAIFGTRVTHFLSGWKSDFEDREENIRALVYFLHHATVGRLEYRCESSTIKRRLIDVPMESYGQAWPLRVAIQHGSPDILLVMLRYGATVESDKIAPSPLEMLLAKLNEFEPQPGQDEIVYPEQLLVCLRLVLRTITTAFVKTPSHIAEQSGVLSISLYEQYPTLMEQKLIPPERSGLSPPELRHLCRCSIRERLFQNWALPHGIKTLQIPESLRNYLDLLCD